The following is a genomic window from Limibacillus sp..
GAGATGGTCGAGGCCGTGGCGCTGTTCGGCGAGATATTCGAGCAGCACAACAAGCGCTTTGCCCTGCCCGACTGCCCCCAGATTCACTATCTTTCCAACCAGGATCATTTCGAGGCGAGCGGCAAGCGCTACATCCCGGGCGAGGGCTATCACACCGACCATTCCAACGACCCGAATCCGCCCAAGGCGACGGTCCTCCACGCCGTGGAGCTTCCCGACAGCGGCGGCGACACCCAGTTCGTGGACATGCGGCGCGCATACGACGACCTGCCGGAAGCAACCAAGCAGCGCATCGCCGGGCTGACGGCTGTTCACGTCTACCAGAGCAAGCACAGCGAGCGGAAACTGATGGCGCTCTCCCCCGAACTGCAGGCGAAGATTCCAGCAGCGGTCCGCCATCCCCTGGTGCGCACCCATCCGGAGAGCGGGCGCAAGGCGCTTTATCTGAATCCAATCCGGATCGAGTCCATCGACGGCCTGGAAGAGGCCGAGGCGCTGGAGCTGCTGGGTGCGCTGTTGGAGCACGCGACCCAGGACACCTACCAGTACCGTCATAAATGGCGGCCGGGCGATCTGGTCATGTGGGACAACCGCTGTCTGCTGCTCGGGGTTCCGAATTTCCGGCGCCGGCGCTAAATAGTGTCCATGAAAATTCGTCCTGCGAGAGAAGACGAACTGGGCGCTCTGAGCGAGCTTTGCCTGCGCTCTAAAGCGCTTTGGGGCTACGACAGGGATTTCATGGAACGCTGCAGGGCCGTCTTGACCTTGCACCCGGAGGAACTGCGGACCAGCAGGGTGATGGTGGCCGAACGGGAGGGCGTCGTTATGGGCGTCGTCCAGTTGATGCTGCTGGAGGACAGGGCCGAACTCTATAAGCTCTTCGTCGAACCCGAGGCAAACGGCGAGGGAATCGGCTCAGCCCTCTACGCCTGGGCTGCCGAGACGGCGAAGGCCGAGGGCGCCGCATGCCTCATGATCGAGGCCGATCCGGACGCCGTCCCCTTCTACCGCAGCCGCGGCGCGCGGGCGGAAGGCAGCGTCGCTTCAGAGGTTCAGCCCGACCGCCGGCTTCCCCTGCTGCGCCATCGGCTCTAGGCAAGGGACCCGAGATTGAAGGAGGAGAGATGACGGATTGCAGGATAGCCAGCGTGGCGGCTCTTGAGCAGGAGGTGGAGGTCCATTGGGCCGACGGCGACGGCCCGGTGCGCTTCCCCGCCTTCTGGCTGCGCGATCACTGCCGGGCGGCGCACAGCTATCACCCGGAGACCCAGCAGCGGCAGATCGATACCGTGGCGATCCCGCCTTCCATCGCCGTGCGCGAAGCAAGGGTGAGCGAAGACGGCGCAGCGCTGGAGATCGCCTGGACGACGGAAGAAGCCCTGTCCTGCTTCCCCGCAGGCTTCTTGAAGGCCGTGGCCAACCGGGCATCAGCCAAGACGCTGCCCAGGACCTCTTGGGCGCGGGCTGACTGGGAACAGCAGGACTGGCCCGCCGTCGCCTATGACGCGGTCATGACGGAGGACGCCGCGCTCGCCTCCTGGATCGGGATGCTTGAGCGCTTCGGCTTCGCCTTCGCCGAAGCCTCCCCGGCCACGGCGGATGCCACGGAAGCCTTCGCCAAGCGGATCGCCGGCTATATCCGGCAGAGCATCTTCGGCGGCTTCTGGGGATTCTCCGCCGACCTCGCATACAAGGACACCGCCTACACCTCCATGGCCATCGGCCCCCATACCGACGGCACCTACAGCTTCGATCCGCCCGGCTACCAGATGTTCCACTGCCTGGAGTTCGACGGGCAGGGCGGCGAAAGCACCCTCGTGGACGGGGTCACGATCGCCGAGCGGCTGCGCGCCGAACGGCCCGACCTCTTCAAGGTCCTCTGCGAGGTGGAGGTTCCCGCCCAATACATCGGCGACGGCGTTCACCTGAAGGCCCATCACCGGATCATCGAGCTGGACGAAGACGGAGAGGTCCGGCGCGTCGCCTACAACAACTATGACCGGGCCCCCTTCTTCGCGGGCAAGGACCGGATGACGGCCTTCTACGACGCCATACGGGCCTTCGACGAACTGGCCAACGACCCGGAGATGGAGATCGAGTTCCCGCTGCGTCCCGGCCGCATCCTGGTGTTCGACAACTGGCGGCTGTTGCATGGGCGCCGGGCCTACAGCGGCAAACGCCACCTCGCCGGCGCCTATCTCAACAAGGAGGACATCGAAAGCCGCCTGCGCACGCTTGGGCTGCTGGCCGCTCCATAATTTACATCGCACCGGCGATGTGGGATGACGGGTAAGGGGAGAGCAGCAAATCCTTAGAGCATCGTGACCAGCCAGAAGAAAAATCCGGCCACCCGCTACGTCAACGACCTGCGGCGCTACGGCTTCGGCCAGTCGCAGTACAAGAACTTGAGCAGCATCGTCGTCCCGGTCGGTCTCTCGATCCTGTTCCTCGCCCTGATCGGAATCTTCGTCGCGGGCTCGCAAGACACCTACGGTAAAGACTGGCTCGTCGTCGCTGTCGCCGCAGTGGTCGGCGGCTACATGGCGCTTAACATCGGCGCCAACGATGTCGCCAACAACATGGGACCGGCCGTAGGCGGCCGGGTCCTGACAGTCCTGAGCGCGGTGCTCATCGCCGCCGTCTGCGAGAGTGCGGGCGCGATCCTCGCCGGTGGCGACGTGGTCAAAACGGTGTCGAAGGGCATCATCTCGCCGGGCGGCAGCGTCTCCGTCTCGGAGTTCAGGGACCTGATGTTGAGCGCGCTTCTGGCCGCC
Proteins encoded in this region:
- a CDS encoding TauD/TfdA family dioxygenase, which encodes MLTAKPLTDCIGVEVTGVDLSAPPSPEEVARLNSLFVEHSVLVVRDQKLSAPEMVEAVALFGEIFEQHNKRFALPDCPQIHYLSNQDHFEASGKRYIPGEGYHTDHSNDPNPPKATVLHAVELPDSGGDTQFVDMRRAYDDLPEATKQRIAGLTAVHVYQSKHSERKLMALSPELQAKIPAAVRHPLVRTHPESGRKALYLNPIRIESIDGLEEAEALELLGALLEHATQDTYQYRHKWRPGDLVMWDNRCLLLGVPNFRRRR
- a CDS encoding GNAT family N-acetyltransferase, whose product is MKIRPAREDELGALSELCLRSKALWGYDRDFMERCRAVLTLHPEELRTSRVMVAEREGVVMGVVQLMLLEDRAELYKLFVEPEANGEGIGSALYAWAAETAKAEGAACLMIEADPDAVPFYRSRGARAEGSVASEVQPDRRLPLLRHRL
- a CDS encoding trimethyllysine dioxygenase, with amino-acid sequence MTDCRIASVAALEQEVEVHWADGDGPVRFPAFWLRDHCRAAHSYHPETQQRQIDTVAIPPSIAVREARVSEDGAALEIAWTTEEALSCFPAGFLKAVANRASAKTLPRTSWARADWEQQDWPAVAYDAVMTEDAALASWIGMLERFGFAFAEASPATADATEAFAKRIAGYIRQSIFGGFWGFSADLAYKDTAYTSMAIGPHTDGTYSFDPPGYQMFHCLEFDGQGGESTLVDGVTIAERLRAERPDLFKVLCEVEVPAQYIGDGVHLKAHHRIIELDEDGEVRRVAYNNYDRAPFFAGKDRMTAFYDAIRAFDELANDPEMEIEFPLRPGRILVFDNWRLLHGRRAYSGKRHLAGAYLNKEDIESRLRTLGLLAAP